The following are from one region of the Marinomonas sp. CT5 genome:
- a CDS encoding Dyp-type peroxidase, producing MTLFQSGIIAEASSDALFITLNVNRAEMTAFKSTLSATPHLIKQLQLQFPDANLHATLGLSSLIWDELDSKRPKHLSTFPHIVGKETEIKPTDVDFVLHIRSSRHDVTYQLGNVLFNAFGNSVSLVEEVSCFKYLDNRDLTGFVDGTENPEGEQRKKVALVSADEDPSFEHGSYFNLMRFVHDLEKWEKEELKTQEDIFGRTKHTNQEYPSAEKSVHAHTKRTSLKDDDGNSLEILRHSMPFASLTEKGLMFASYSKTPEIFNKMLESMVKGDENGNTDHLMRYTRATSGQAFFVPSNKWLTSLK from the coding sequence ATGACATTATTCCAATCAGGCATTATTGCAGAAGCCTCAAGCGATGCTCTTTTCATAACGCTCAATGTAAATAGAGCAGAAATGACAGCCTTTAAAAGCACTCTATCAGCTACCCCTCATTTAATTAAGCAATTACAACTCCAATTCCCTGATGCCAACCTACATGCAACATTAGGGCTCAGTAGCTTAATTTGGGACGAGCTAGACAGTAAACGACCAAAACACCTCAGCACCTTCCCACACATTGTTGGCAAAGAGACTGAAATCAAGCCAACGGATGTCGATTTTGTGTTACATATTCGCTCTTCCCGCCACGATGTTACCTATCAACTAGGTAATGTGTTGTTTAATGCCTTTGGTAACAGCGTATCATTAGTTGAAGAAGTAAGTTGCTTTAAATATTTAGACAACCGTGATTTAACCGGGTTTGTAGACGGAACAGAAAACCCTGAGGGCGAGCAAAGAAAAAAAGTTGCTCTTGTGAGCGCAGATGAAGACCCAAGCTTTGAGCATGGCTCTTACTTCAATTTAATGCGTTTTGTCCATGACCTAGAAAAATGGGAAAAAGAAGAGCTAAAAACTCAAGAAGATATCTTTGGAAGAACCAAACACACGAACCAGGAATACCCCTCAGCAGAGAAATCCGTACATGCTCACACCAAACGTACTTCTTTAAAAGATGACGACGGTAATTCGTTAGAAATTTTACGTCACAGCATGCCATTCGCTTCACTGACCGAAAAAGGCCTCATGTTTGCCAGCTACAGTAAAACACCAGAGATTTTTAATAAAATGTTAGAAAGCATGGTAAAAGGAGATGAAAATGGCAATACAGATCACCTCATGCGCTACACAAGAGCTACGTCTGGACAGGCCTTCTTTGTGCCATCAAACAAGTGGTTAACCTCATTAAAATAA
- a CDS encoding BatD family protein gives MVIKQHFLSLISQNKLTRLFFSLMTTLLFITLSSSLHAASVTASLDKNVTTENEVVQLTLRADFSDTGNGPDLTPLKDNFDILGKSQNSQFSFNLGTTTALNFWVVSLMPKSVGTIEIPPIKVGDYASQPIKLEVKSSPQLLDSNGNPPVMVKTDVSEVEPYLQQEVILNVKLYTSVALQNANRSVPSHPDLVIERLTDDQMSYQTINGTQYQVITREYLAFPQRSGLITIPPQNIKAMVNTSTGRRMIKVQSEPLNLQVLPIPASYSSDTWLPSQKVTVSTSLKKTSEAPRIGDTLLWTINIKAKGALPEQIPTLDFNSTRNYKLYPKPPKFDSLKTVDGVTGEQTITVEVVPTEEGKLTLPEINVSYWNTESRTLNTASATTQTIDIAPLPNTSGQVNNISNNKSSINDPLPAQTRSVAPISLAKPTAKKEPESTQNNQMNIELTQNDNGFTLKHYLIAALLVFAIVMLSTWTVIRIKQKKTQAESNLQVPTLQEFAPLSTVDEQSAYKLLIECCLQNDLSSLRSRLLEWARHRWGDNEIHSIDDIKRLTSVHVTQLLMEAELMLYSNNPSHEWQGAPLAEALEEYTSGQAKPSQESQLKALYPNF, from the coding sequence ATGGTAATAAAGCAACACTTCCTTTCATTAATTTCGCAAAACAAGCTAACTCGCTTGTTTTTCTCACTAATGACCACTCTGCTTTTTATTACATTATCAAGCTCTCTTCACGCCGCAAGCGTCACAGCGTCCCTCGATAAAAATGTCACTACTGAAAACGAAGTTGTTCAGCTTACTTTACGAGCAGACTTTTCCGATACAGGAAATGGGCCAGATTTAACCCCGTTAAAAGACAACTTCGATATTTTAGGAAAGAGTCAAAACAGCCAATTTAGTTTCAATCTGGGTACAACGACAGCCTTAAATTTCTGGGTTGTTTCATTAATGCCAAAATCGGTTGGAACCATCGAAATTCCACCGATAAAAGTAGGTGACTATGCATCTCAGCCAATTAAGTTGGAAGTAAAAAGCTCTCCCCAACTGCTAGACAGCAACGGCAACCCTCCTGTTATGGTAAAGACCGATGTATCAGAAGTAGAACCTTACCTTCAGCAAGAAGTCATTCTAAATGTCAAACTTTATACCTCGGTAGCACTACAAAACGCGAACCGCTCTGTTCCCTCTCATCCAGACCTTGTGATTGAAAGACTTACCGACGATCAAATGAGCTACCAGACGATTAATGGCACTCAATATCAGGTCATTACACGAGAATATTTGGCATTCCCACAACGCAGCGGCCTAATAACGATTCCTCCACAGAACATCAAAGCAATGGTCAATACGTCAACGGGTAGACGCATGATTAAGGTTCAGAGTGAACCACTAAACCTACAAGTTTTACCCATTCCTGCAAGCTATTCCAGTGACACATGGCTGCCAAGCCAAAAAGTTACGGTATCCACTTCACTTAAAAAAACGAGTGAAGCACCAAGAATTGGTGACACACTCCTTTGGACTATTAACATCAAAGCTAAAGGGGCATTACCAGAACAAATCCCAACTCTCGATTTCAACAGCACACGTAATTACAAACTGTATCCAAAACCACCTAAATTCGATAGTCTAAAGACAGTTGATGGTGTAACTGGCGAACAAACCATAACTGTCGAAGTCGTTCCTACCGAAGAAGGCAAACTAACACTACCTGAAATCAATGTTAGCTATTGGAATACGGAATCAAGGACGCTGAATACTGCCAGCGCCACAACCCAAACCATTGATATTGCCCCACTGCCTAATACTTCGGGCCAAGTCAATAACATTAGCAACAACAAGTCTTCTATCAATGATCCGTTACCCGCTCAAACTCGTTCAGTTGCTCCCATATCCTTGGCTAAGCCTACTGCAAAAAAAGAGCCTGAATCGACACAAAACAACCAGATGAACATTGAGCTGACTCAGAACGATAATGGTTTTACTTTAAAACACTACCTTATTGCTGCCCTACTCGTTTTTGCTATTGTGATGCTTAGCACTTGGACTGTTATTAGAATTAAGCAGAAGAAAACACAAGCCGAGTCCAATTTACAGGTTCCAACACTTCAAGAGTTTGCTCCCCTTAGTACAGTTGATGAGCAAAGTGCCTACAAACTTCTCATTGAATGCTGCCTGCAAAATGATTTATCTTCTCTAAGATCTCGTTTGTTGGAATGGGCTCGTCACCGCTGGGGAGACAATGAAATTCACAGCATTGATGATATTAAACGTTTGACATCAGTTCATGTCACACAGCTGCTGATGGAAGCTGAGTTAATGCTGTACTCCAATAATCCATCACATGAATGGCAAGGTGCGCCGCTTGCAGAAGCCTTAGAAGAATACACCAGCGGCCAAGCAAAGCCTTCTCAAGAAAGCCAATTAAAGGCTCTTTACCCAAACTTCTAA
- a CDS encoding VWA domain-containing protein, translating into MMLFDLIHIDRPYWLILLPIILLLAFFVTAKGSSKSALNKVVDQHLMQHLVYQNSASNLNKWLGILTISLCCIALAGISWTKAPSTMFENTQKTVLIVDQSLSMYATDIQPNRQTQLKQTIRDILSQSKEGDIALVAFAGEGFVISPYSQDRETITHFLLALDPLIMPMYGSNLTSGLETALSLSSGDTSPVHFIVLTDDLSEQDKSAIPTLLKGKNIQLDLVAIGTKNASLIKLPDGQILRKNGHNVTPITPIEGLKALTQSVGGRFHQGRLSPQELAQITNTTLSDKQTQKAQNKSIHWIEQGQWLALPFLLWLAFQFRKGMLFMLLVSLFYFPSSNLQASPLDWFLTPDQKGQQAVDQGNWQTADQYFQQPKWKAASSYALKNYPETIQQLSNVNRNAAENYNLGNALALSGDTEKAIKAYEKALEQDPSLKEAKENLEYLKKQQDQQKKEQQQKQQDKSKQQDKDQNQDKQSNQSDSNDKNDSKDPSDSKKDNKKNEKQDKNKTPEDNEQNGKTDKQEKKQPDKSQLDKEKTQALNQWLRQIQDDPGLLLKRKLWYLHQEKRNENRFSQEDGQNPW; encoded by the coding sequence ATGATGCTGTTTGATTTGATTCATATTGACCGCCCCTATTGGCTTATTTTACTACCGATCATCTTGTTGCTGGCGTTTTTCGTTACAGCGAAAGGTTCAAGCAAGAGCGCGCTCAATAAAGTCGTTGATCAACACTTAATGCAGCATTTGGTTTATCAGAACAGCGCCTCTAATCTGAATAAATGGCTGGGCATACTGACAATATCACTATGCTGTATTGCTTTAGCTGGCATCAGTTGGACAAAAGCACCATCAACAATGTTTGAAAATACACAAAAGACTGTCTTGATTGTCGATCAATCATTATCTATGTATGCCACCGACATCCAACCAAATCGACAAACACAGCTAAAACAAACCATCCGTGACATATTGTCCCAAAGCAAAGAAGGTGACATTGCTTTAGTCGCGTTCGCTGGTGAAGGCTTTGTCATCAGCCCTTATAGCCAAGACAGAGAAACCATTACTCATTTCCTTCTCGCCTTAGACCCACTTATTATGCCGATGTATGGCAGCAACTTAACCAGCGGCCTTGAAACAGCGTTATCGCTCAGTAGTGGTGATACTTCACCCGTTCACTTTATCGTATTAACAGATGACCTTAGCGAACAGGACAAATCAGCCATTCCTACACTCTTAAAAGGCAAGAATATTCAATTAGATTTAGTAGCCATTGGCACCAAAAATGCCTCTCTCATCAAACTTCCGGATGGACAAATCCTCAGAAAAAATGGGCATAATGTAACTCCTATCACCCCTATTGAGGGCTTGAAAGCACTAACACAGTCTGTTGGAGGCAGGTTTCATCAAGGACGTTTAAGCCCTCAAGAACTTGCTCAAATCACCAATACCACATTAAGCGACAAACAAACTCAGAAAGCACAAAACAAAAGCATTCATTGGATAGAACAAGGCCAATGGCTCGCCTTACCTTTTCTGCTTTGGTTAGCTTTTCAGTTTCGCAAAGGCATGCTTTTTATGCTGCTGGTTAGCCTATTTTATTTTCCCTCCTCTAACTTACAAGCCTCGCCACTCGACTGGTTTTTAACGCCTGACCAAAAAGGTCAACAGGCCGTTGATCAAGGAAATTGGCAAACTGCGGATCAATACTTTCAGCAACCAAAATGGAAAGCGGCATCATCCTATGCATTAAAAAATTATCCAGAAACCATTCAACAACTGAGCAATGTGAATAGGAATGCAGCAGAAAATTATAATTTGGGTAATGCGTTAGCACTGTCTGGCGATACGGAAAAAGCCATAAAAGCATACGAAAAAGCACTGGAGCAAGATCCTTCCTTAAAGGAAGCTAAAGAGAACTTAGAGTATTTAAAAAAACAGCAAGACCAGCAAAAGAAAGAGCAACAACAAAAACAGCAGGACAAATCTAAGCAACAAGATAAAGACCAGAACCAAGACAAACAGTCTAACCAATCCGATTCGAATGATAAAAACGATTCAAAAGACCCATCTGACTCAAAAAAAGACAATAAAAAGAACGAAAAACAAGACAAAAACAAAACACCTGAGGATAATGAGCAAAACGGAAAAACAGACAAGCAAGAAAAGAAACAACCGGACAAGTCTCAACTAGATAAAGAAAAAACTCAGGCTCTCAATCAGTGGCTAAGACAAATTCAAGACGACCCGGGATTACTACTGAAACGCAAACTCTGGTATTTACACCAAGAAAAACGCAATGAAAATCGATTTTCCCAAGAGGATGGGCAAAACCCATGGTAA
- a CDS encoding VWA domain-containing protein, giving the protein MLELSWPWFLLLLPVPFLMYFLPKAKPKGDGIWWGNTEQLVDHQDHKAITKRPSLRYFSLLISWILVVFAMTQPVWLGEPTKVTPSGRDLLIALDLSGSMQVSDMELNGQPANRLEAAKSVLSDFIKERRGDRIGIIVFGSKAYLQAPLSFDTKTINQLVQEAQIGFAGEQTAIGDAIGLGIKRLEDKPSDKKVLILMTDGANTAGRVQPQQAAAFAASQNVKIHTIGIGADRMIVQSFFGPKAINPSSDLDETLLKNIAAKTGGEYFRAKSTEDLKNIYKTLDALEPTPAEDIWQRPLTSLFHWLCFASLVFFGLALLTGKELDLNMPFKRKHRRHQGGQS; this is encoded by the coding sequence ATGCTTGAACTTTCTTGGCCTTGGTTCCTTCTTCTCTTACCTGTGCCCTTTCTTATGTACTTTTTACCAAAAGCCAAGCCAAAGGGAGATGGTATTTGGTGGGGAAATACCGAACAGTTAGTTGATCACCAAGACCACAAGGCGATAACAAAGCGCCCAAGCCTACGCTACTTCAGCCTGCTAATATCTTGGATTCTAGTCGTCTTTGCGATGACCCAACCGGTTTGGCTGGGCGAGCCAACCAAGGTAACCCCATCAGGGCGAGACTTACTCATTGCGCTTGATTTATCTGGCAGTATGCAAGTCAGCGACATGGAATTGAATGGGCAACCAGCAAACCGTCTGGAAGCTGCGAAATCGGTCCTATCCGACTTTATCAAAGAGCGTCGCGGTGACCGCATTGGCATCATAGTGTTCGGTTCGAAAGCCTATTTGCAAGCCCCTCTCAGCTTTGATACGAAAACCATTAATCAATTGGTACAAGAGGCTCAGATAGGTTTTGCCGGTGAGCAAACCGCCATTGGTGATGCCATAGGGTTGGGAATAAAAAGACTTGAAGATAAACCGTCTGACAAAAAAGTACTCATTCTTATGACAGATGGTGCAAACACAGCAGGTCGAGTTCAACCACAACAAGCCGCTGCATTTGCCGCCTCGCAAAATGTAAAAATCCATACCATCGGTATTGGCGCAGACCGTATGATTGTACAGAGCTTCTTTGGCCCAAAAGCCATTAATCCATCAAGCGACCTTGATGAAACTTTATTGAAGAATATTGCCGCGAAAACAGGTGGTGAATATTTTCGTGCAAAAAGTACTGAAGACCTAAAAAACATTTATAAAACCCTTGATGCTTTAGAACCAACGCCCGCTGAAGACATTTGGCAACGACCTTTGACAAGTCTGTTCCATTGGCTTTGTTTTGCTTCACTTGTCTTTTTCGGGTTGGCATTACTGACGGGGAAAGAGCTCGACTTGAATATGCCTTTCAAACGTAAGCATAGACGCCACCAAGGAGGTCAATCATGA
- a CDS encoding DUF4381 domain-containing protein — MNAPQAPQQTIDLPNTAYMLPQSVPMWPPAWWTWLVVAAIVILIIALIFLAFKRHKKRGYRREALSNINKHSPELTDKDCIVLCHEMVRRCLISEDKTEMAALPTKVLFEELDKSLPTKKAFSALGNKFVDGPYRNQVELTTEQRSTMIKTTCYWIRKHHA, encoded by the coding sequence ATGAATGCCCCACAAGCGCCACAGCAAACCATTGATCTACCAAACACCGCTTACATGCTGCCACAGTCCGTTCCTATGTGGCCACCAGCTTGGTGGACTTGGCTTGTTGTAGCCGCGATTGTCATCTTAATCATTGCGTTGATTTTTTTAGCCTTTAAGCGCCATAAAAAACGTGGTTATCGCCGCGAAGCTTTATCCAATATTAACAAGCATTCGCCCGAACTAACGGACAAAGACTGTATTGTACTGTGCCATGAAATGGTTCGACGCTGTCTTATTAGCGAAGACAAAACAGAAATGGCAGCTTTACCAACCAAAGTGTTGTTTGAAGAACTGGATAAGTCATTGCCTACCAAAAAGGCGTTTTCTGCACTTGGTAACAAGTTTGTTGATGGTCCCTACCGCAACCAAGTTGAGCTCACAACAGAACAACGCAGCACTATGATAAAAACCACCTGCTATTGGATAAGGAAACACCATGCTTGA
- a CDS encoding DUF58 domain-containing protein, translating into MSPLLSPESPELDDAHFALLASYAKHLGRAPKAIRFATHSGERRSRKKGHGMEMLELRAYQASDDLRHIDWRVTARTGQAHTRLYAQENDHQRLLLLDLSSSAYFGTRHTFIATRYVQLAGIIAWRSKQQGDTLSYQLAYGNQAHASNQSSTSATLPTLLSHLKDAAKIENRAKGHNTNSIWTNSLLTSKAHNKDVIILTDKQTWEQNEENALLKLAEHNSVHWIQIIDSNSFNLPAGQYQMANEKGVKPVTISKHSMQKAKADFFTQNTLMRKKLASFGIRHQIFDLTESPEKIARYLLSQGALH; encoded by the coding sequence ATGAGCCCATTATTATCACCCGAATCCCCCGAGCTGGATGACGCCCATTTCGCTCTCTTGGCAAGTTATGCAAAGCATTTGGGGCGCGCTCCTAAAGCCATTCGCTTTGCCACCCATTCAGGAGAGCGGCGCTCACGTAAAAAAGGTCATGGTATGGAGATGCTCGAACTGCGGGCTTATCAAGCCAGTGACGACTTGCGGCATATTGATTGGCGAGTGACTGCACGAACAGGCCAAGCCCATACTCGTCTTTATGCGCAAGAAAATGACCATCAAAGATTATTGTTACTGGACCTTTCTAGCAGTGCTTACTTTGGCACCCGACACACTTTTATCGCGACACGATATGTTCAGCTTGCGGGCATTATTGCTTGGCGGTCTAAGCAGCAAGGTGACACCCTGTCTTATCAACTGGCCTATGGCAATCAAGCACACGCCAGCAATCAATCAAGCACCTCGGCCACATTGCCAACGTTATTAAGCCATTTAAAGGACGCAGCCAAGATAGAAAATAGAGCCAAAGGTCATAATACAAACAGCATTTGGACAAATAGCTTACTCACCAGCAAAGCCCATAATAAAGACGTGATCATACTAACGGACAAACAAACTTGGGAGCAAAACGAAGAAAATGCATTGCTGAAGCTTGCTGAACACAATTCCGTTCACTGGATACAGATCATTGATAGTAATAGCTTTAATTTACCAGCAGGCCAATACCAGATGGCGAATGAAAAGGGAGTTAAACCGGTCACTATTAGTAAACACAGCATGCAAAAAGCAAAAGCCGATTTTTTTACTCAAAACACATTAATGCGCAAAAAACTGGCTTCGTTCGGTATTCGCCATCAGATTTTTGATCTTACTGAGTCCCCTGAAAAAATTGCTCGTTACTTGTTGTCCCAAGGAGCACTCCATTAA
- a CDS encoding MoxR family ATPase produces MVTVIEQLKDHLNHAVVGQPDLTHEILVALIANGHVLLEGPPGIAKTTAAKALAGAIDSRFQRIQFTPDLLPGDVTGSDIYQQETGKFSFIPGPIMNDIVLADEINRAPAKVQSALLEAMGEGQVTVGNHSYPLSSLFFVIATQNPIEQEGTYPLPEAQLDRFMMKINLGYPSAASELDVLRLVRQQDLHKTSASKPQPVCKPEDILALQHKALSIYMSESVEQYIVQLVMATRQPELYLGDAGKGTNLIEFGASPRGTLALDRCARANALLNGRNFVTPDDVRDIALPVLRHRIITTFEAQAAGLSVDDLLKRLISHVPAL; encoded by the coding sequence ATGGTAACTGTAATTGAGCAATTAAAAGATCATTTAAATCACGCCGTTGTTGGACAACCAGATTTAACCCACGAAATACTTGTCGCTTTAATCGCTAATGGTCATGTACTTCTAGAAGGTCCTCCGGGGATTGCCAAAACCACTGCCGCCAAAGCCCTTGCAGGCGCCATAGACAGCCGTTTCCAGCGCATACAATTCACGCCTGACCTACTACCGGGTGATGTGACTGGCTCCGATATTTATCAGCAAGAAACAGGAAAATTCAGTTTCATCCCAGGCCCAATTATGAATGACATTGTGCTTGCTGATGAGATAAACCGAGCACCGGCTAAGGTACAATCAGCACTGCTTGAAGCAATGGGAGAAGGCCAAGTCACCGTTGGTAATCACAGTTATCCTTTGTCTTCGCTGTTTTTTGTTATAGCGACACAAAACCCAATTGAGCAAGAAGGCACCTACCCATTACCAGAAGCTCAACTTGATCGCTTCATGATGAAAATCAACCTCGGATACCCAAGTGCTGCCAGCGAATTGGATGTGCTCAGATTAGTGCGTCAGCAAGACTTACACAAAACATCAGCTAGCAAACCGCAGCCTGTTTGCAAGCCTGAAGATATTCTCGCTCTCCAACATAAAGCGCTATCTATCTACATGTCTGAAAGCGTCGAGCAATATATAGTGCAACTGGTCATGGCAACTCGTCAGCCTGAGCTGTATTTAGGCGATGCAGGCAAAGGCACAAACCTCATTGAGTTTGGCGCCAGCCCTCGTGGCACATTGGCTCTAGATCGTTGCGCTCGCGCTAATGCATTACTAAATGGTCGAAATTTTGTGACCCCTGATGATGTTCGCGACATTGCTTTACCCGTATTGCGCCATCGTATCATTACGACTTTTGAAGCACAGGCCGCAGGATTATCCGTTGACGATCTATTAAAGCGATTAATTAGCCACGTTCCAGCACTGTAG
- a CDS encoding DUF2835 domain-containing protein yields MAKIVLNVALPASKYEAMYSGAAKNLVASSLDGRKVQLPLSAFQRFLTHQGIYGFFEVEFDDTNKLVGVTQIR; encoded by the coding sequence ATGGCAAAAATTGTATTAAATGTGGCCTTGCCTGCATCTAAATATGAAGCTATGTATTCTGGAGCGGCAAAAAATCTCGTTGCGAGCAGTTTAGATGGACGTAAAGTTCAGCTGCCTTTGTCAGCTTTTCAGCGCTTTCTGACTCACCAAGGGATTTACGGTTTTTTTGAAGTAGAATTTGATGACACCAACAAGTTGGTTGGTGTTACTCAAATTAGATAG